A stretch of the Vibrio gazogenes genome encodes the following:
- a CDS encoding autoinducer 2-binding periplasmic protein LuxP: MRFFGVILTTCFLVYHSAAYALSGYWHYNEFLDLNPEQKQLTLSLANAVRLEPKPLQATQTRPVKISVIYPGQQVSDYWSRNILAFESRLNELDIKYEIHQVFTRPNMDIRQQSLSLMEALKNKSDYLIFTLDTTRHRKFIEHVLRGRETKLILQNVTTPVKDWAHQQPWMYIGFDHEIGTGMLVDYFKKTLNPHSPYSVLYFSQGYVSEARGDTFIQAMTGYPLVSSFYTQANQESAYKITLENLKEHPEIKLVYACSTDVALGAVKALKELGREDVLINGWGGGSAELAAIEHHDLDVTVMRMNDDTGVAMAEAIKWDLEGKKVPTVYSGDFEVVSSADKPERVEALKQRAFRYSDRH; encoded by the coding sequence ATGAGATTTTTTGGCGTTATTTTAACCACCTGCTTCCTTGTGTATCATTCAGCAGCGTATGCGTTAAGTGGCTATTGGCATTACAACGAATTTCTTGATTTAAACCCTGAACAAAAGCAACTGACGCTCTCTTTGGCAAATGCGGTTCGGCTTGAGCCGAAGCCGTTACAGGCAACTCAGACACGCCCAGTAAAAATATCTGTGATTTATCCCGGTCAGCAAGTCTCAGATTATTGGAGCCGTAACATTCTGGCCTTTGAGTCACGCTTGAATGAATTGGATATCAAGTATGAAATTCATCAAGTGTTTACGCGGCCGAATATGGATATTCGTCAGCAAAGTCTGTCTTTGATGGAAGCGTTAAAGAATAAGTCCGACTATTTGATTTTTACGCTCGATACCACCAGACACAGAAAATTTATTGAACATGTGTTAAGAGGGCGGGAAACCAAACTCATTTTACAGAATGTGACGACACCAGTGAAAGACTGGGCTCACCAACAACCCTGGATGTATATCGGCTTTGACCATGAAATTGGAACCGGTATGTTGGTGGATTATTTTAAGAAAACATTGAACCCCCATTCGCCTTATTCCGTGCTGTATTTTTCACAAGGTTATGTGAGTGAAGCCCGAGGAGATACCTTTATCCAAGCGATGACTGGATACCCGCTCGTATCATCGTTTTATACTCAGGCGAATCAGGAAAGTGCCTATAAAATCACGCTTGAGAATCTGAAAGAGCATCCAGAGATTAAATTGGTGTATGCCTGTTCAACGGATGTGGCTCTCGGTGCCGTTAAAGCCTTAAAAGAGCTCGGCAGAGAGGACGTACTCATCAATGGTTGGGGGGGAGGATCTGCCGAATTAGCGGCGATAGAGCATCATGATTTAGATGTCACCGTGATGCGAATGAACGATGATACGGGTGTTGCAATGGCTGAAGCCATCAAATGGGATCTTGAAGGGAAAAAAGTACCAACGGTTTACTCTGGGGACTTTGAGGTGGTTTCCAGTGCGGATAAACCCGAGCGAGTTGAAGCGTTGAAACAACGTGCATTCCGGTATTCTGATCGACACTGA
- a CDS encoding LuxQ periplasmic sensor domain-containing protein, which produces MSVRPSPIHQKQKIATYFTRAITIIIVILTFSVLFQNYQISSQLIAQEVQRTANQTSGLVQGMVNFRLSLLKIHQDGSAKNADLLHAVSSGKSQYIDQYFRAVDQLDPDNTPDVRFIAGLNHMLWDDGNAQFYGIVPNELESVSHRIAVNSEWMLVKIPSLLETVYALARRTPLVSNSGELIGYLYVMFVINNNYNLIEQIRSRSNSQNLILAIGSNVLSTTLNGEESYSEQDVLANPQHSDHLESYTVNTTELNVDENPTQLMMYAVQDNQNVVKLKRNFYYGVVFILVATALFSFILWRWLHKRIRAEIEKLVQFSRSIVDRGAEHIFHGSKIEEFDLFGRALEHTFKRLSEQEKQFENLFNFSIAPTILWGADGRLLRMNPAAVKQFSKENQVATFYELKERLIPSIKKASSGETLNEVATEFEGQIFRWTISPIVAEGHVESVLTQGQDVTTIAEAEKQSHLARSEAERAAGARADFLARMSHEVRTPLNGILGVSQLLKESVTDDRQREQVGVLSLCSEHLLAVLNDILDFSKIEQNKFKLNPVHFHLIETVRVIERIYLPLCQEKGLELDVMTNIQEDTIVVIDQIRLNQIIFNLLNNAIKFTREGEICVLINLNHSEEGARFHASISDTGIGIGHDDLSLIFEPFIQGGTTSNREFGGSGLGLSIVKNLVELMGGFVSVSSQVGKGSCFEFTIPIEVEQYHARKVKETVAQAPSDQLFEQSPHVLLVEDNKTNAYIAKAFCDRFGLRVTWVEDGTAAVETIKKMGFDLILMDNQLPGMDGVEVTDFVKHQLRLDTPIYACTADDTEKTKNDFLHAGAEYILVKPIREENLYKALVHFRDNHWTPLTSRELQSH; this is translated from the coding sequence ATGAGTGTCAGACCGAGCCCTATTCATCAGAAACAGAAGATAGCGACCTACTTTACTCGGGCGATTACAATTATTATTGTCATTCTGACCTTTAGTGTCCTGTTTCAGAACTATCAGATCAGTAGTCAGTTGATCGCTCAGGAAGTGCAGCGAACAGCAAATCAGACCTCAGGATTAGTACAGGGCATGGTCAACTTTCGGCTTTCCTTACTTAAAATCCATCAAGATGGCAGTGCGAAAAATGCTGATTTATTACATGCGGTAAGTTCTGGGAAATCGCAATATATCGATCAATATTTTCGTGCGGTTGATCAGCTTGATCCGGATAATACCCCGGACGTCCGATTTATTGCTGGGTTGAATCATATGCTGTGGGACGATGGGAATGCTCAATTCTATGGCATTGTGCCGAATGAACTGGAATCTGTTTCACACCGGATTGCTGTGAACAGTGAATGGATGTTGGTGAAAATACCGTCTTTGCTGGAAACCGTTTATGCTTTGGCAAGAAGAACACCGTTAGTGAGTAACTCTGGTGAACTGATCGGTTACTTATACGTGATGTTTGTGATTAATAATAATTACAATCTTATCGAACAGATTCGTTCCCGCAGTAATTCGCAGAATTTGATCTTAGCGATAGGGTCCAATGTGCTTTCGACGACTCTCAACGGAGAAGAGTCATATTCGGAGCAGGATGTGCTTGCTAACCCCCAACATTCTGATCACTTAGAGTCTTATACGGTCAACACAACCGAACTGAATGTTGATGAAAATCCGACACAGTTGATGATGTATGCCGTTCAGGATAATCAGAATGTGGTCAAATTGAAGCGTAACTTTTATTACGGCGTTGTGTTCATTCTCGTGGCGACGGCATTGTTTTCGTTCATTTTGTGGCGATGGCTACATAAGCGTATTCGTGCTGAGATTGAAAAACTGGTGCAGTTTAGTCGCTCGATCGTCGATCGTGGCGCTGAGCATATTTTTCATGGTTCAAAGATCGAGGAGTTCGACCTATTCGGGCGAGCACTTGAACATACCTTCAAGCGTTTATCTGAACAAGAAAAGCAATTTGAGAATTTGTTCAATTTCTCTATTGCACCAACCATTTTATGGGGGGCTGATGGGCGTTTACTACGGATGAACCCCGCCGCGGTGAAACAGTTTTCAAAAGAAAATCAGGTCGCTACGTTCTACGAGCTGAAAGAGCGATTAATCCCGAGCATCAAAAAGGCGTCCAGTGGTGAGACGCTGAACGAAGTTGCGACTGAATTTGAAGGTCAAATATTCCGTTGGACGATTTCGCCAATAGTGGCTGAGGGCCATGTTGAATCAGTCCTGACTCAAGGGCAGGACGTTACGACCATCGCTGAAGCTGAGAAGCAAAGCCATTTAGCACGCAGTGAAGCCGAGAGAGCGGCTGGCGCCAGAGCCGATTTCCTGGCTCGGATGAGCCATGAAGTCAGAACGCCTTTAAATGGTATTTTGGGCGTTTCACAGCTCTTAAAAGAGAGTGTGACGGATGATAGGCAGCGTGAACAGGTTGGTGTACTCAGTTTATGTAGTGAACATCTGCTTGCGGTTTTGAACGATATTCTTGATTTCTCCAAGATTGAGCAAAATAAGTTCAAGCTCAATCCGGTTCATTTCCACTTGATTGAGACGGTTCGGGTTATCGAGCGGATCTATCTGCCGTTATGTCAGGAAAAGGGACTTGAACTCGATGTTATGACCAATATTCAGGAAGACACCATCGTGGTGATTGATCAAATCCGCCTGAATCAGATTATCTTTAACCTACTGAATAACGCGATTAAATTTACCCGTGAAGGTGAGATCTGTGTCCTGATTAATTTAAACCATTCAGAAGAAGGGGCAAGGTTTCATGCCTCTATCTCTGATACTGGTATTGGCATTGGACATGACGACCTGTCGTTGATCTTTGAACCCTTCATTCAAGGTGGTACGACATCGAACCGCGAATTTGGCGGGAGTGGTTTAGGGCTATCGATTGTGAAAAATCTGGTGGAACTCATGGGGGGCTTTGTGTCGGTTTCATCTCAGGTCGGCAAAGGAAGCTGCTTCGAGTTCACGATCCCGATTGAGGTTGAGCAATACCATGCTAGAAAAGTGAAGGAAACGGTTGCTCAGGCACCGTCCGATCAGTTATTTGAGCAATCTCCTCATGTACTATTGGTTGAAGATAACAAGACCAATGCCTATATCGCGAAGGCATTCTGTGATCGTTTTGGCTTACGGGTGACATGGGTTGAAGATGGAACGGCTGCTGTTGAAACAATTAAAAAAATGGGCTTTGATTTAATTTTGATGGATAACCAGTTGCCGGGGATGGATGGGGTTGAAGTCACTGATTTTGTGAAACATCAACTCAGACTCGATACACCCATTTATGCGTGTACTGCAGATGATACTGAAAAAACGAAAAATGATTTCTTA